Proteins co-encoded in one Arachis hypogaea cultivar Tifrunner chromosome 11, arahy.Tifrunner.gnm2.J5K5, whole genome shotgun sequence genomic window:
- the LOC112723845 gene encoding large ribosomal subunit protein bL9c-like, producing the protein MKLKEERIEAEKRRVKEEAQQLARIFETIGAFKVKWKGGKGKLIFGSVTAQDLVDIIKAQLQREVDKRIVKLQKIRETGEYIAELKLHLEVTARVRLNIFAN; encoded by the exons ATGAAGTTAAAGGAAGAAAGAATTGAGGCTGAGAAAAGACGG GTAAAAGAAGAGGCACAACAACTTGCTCGAATTTTTGAAACAATTGGGGCTTTCAAGGTGAAGTGGAAAGGTGGTAAAGGAAAACTAATTTTTGGAAG TGTTACAGCTCAAGATCTTGTTGACATTATCAAGGCGCAACTTCAAAG GGAGGTAGACAAGAGAATTGTCAAACTTCAAAAGATACGAGAAACCGGAGAATATATCGCAGAATTAAAGCTGCATCTGGAAGTTACTGCGAGAGTAAGGTTGAATATCTTTGCTAACTAA